The following coding sequences are from one Candidatus Omnitrophota bacterium window:
- a CDS encoding Fur family transcriptional regulator, producing the protein MIRPEDKFRNYLKEKGLKFTPERETVLKEIFSLHKHFDVDEIYLKVHKKDKRLSRATIYRTLPLLIESGLIVETFRCLGKGSYEHTFGHPHHDHMVCVKCGKIIEFSNEKIEKLQEEVCKKYGFESVEHRLGIKGYCRKCSGRKEK; encoded by the coding sequence TTGATTAGGCCGGAAGATAAATTTAGGAACTATCTAAAAGAAAAAGGGTTAAAATTTACCCCGGAAAGAGAAACTGTTTTAAAAGAGATCTTTTCCCTGCATAAGCATTTTGATGTAGATGAGATTTATTTAAAAGTGCACAAAAAGGACAAAAGACTTTCCCGCGCTACTATCTATAGAACCCTGCCGTTATTGATTGAAAGCGGTTTGATTGTTGAGACGTTTCGCTGCCTGGGTAAAGGTAGCTATGAACATACCTTTGGCCACCCGCATCACGATCATATGGTCTGCGTAAAATGCGGCAAGATTATTGAATTCAGCAATGAAAAAATTGAAAAATTACAAGAAGAAGTTTGCAAGAAATACGGATTTGAATCCGTGGAGCATAGATTAGGTATCAAGGGGTATTGCCGGAAGTGTTCGGGCAGGAAGGAAAAATAA
- a CDS encoding FeoA family protein, with amino-acid sequence MAVKPLKELKSGEKGKITKVSGEGLIRRRILDMGVIPGSEIEMQRAAPLGDPIEVKIKGYHLSLRKNEAANIYVEIAG; translated from the coding sequence ATGGCTGTTAAGCCCTTAAAAGAATTAAAGTCCGGGGAAAAAGGTAAAATCACAAAGGTATCAGGTGAAGGCTTGATCCGCCGTCGAATCTTGGATATGGGTGTTATTCCCGGTTCGGAGATAGAAATGCAGAGAGCTGCTCCTTTGGGAGATCCGATCGAAGTAAAAATAAAAGGGTATCATTTGTCTCTGCGCAAAAATGAGGCGGCTAATATTTATGTGGAGATAGCAGGATGA
- a CDS encoding FeoA family protein, producing the protein MKGQFVPLNIVSSHKQVTLMAITSGRGLRSRLTDMGLKQGVRFKVIHSSRVGPCIVSIGNSRLVLGRGMAQKILVKED; encoded by the coding sequence ATGAAAGGGCAATTCGTGCCTTTAAATATAGTTTCTTCCCATAAACAGGTAACCTTAATGGCCATAACCAGCGGCCGGGGCCTGCGCAGCAGGCTTACCGATATGGGCTTAAAACAAGGGGTAAGGTTTAAGGTAATTCATTCTTCCCGGGTTGGCCCGTGTATTGTTTCTATCGGTAATTCCAGGTTGGTACTGGGCCGGGGGATGGCTCAAAAAATCTTGGTAAAGGAGGACTGA